ATTACGAACGCTACAGTCTGCGACTGAATTCCGAGCACAGCCTTTACCAGAAGATCATCAGGATAGGACAGCATCTGACTTTCAATTACGAGAAAAGCATTGGTATCGGTGTGGGCAATATCTATAACAATACCCTGCGCAATGCATTTGGTGTTAGTCCATTTGTGCCGATGTATGATTCTGTCGGGAAATTCTGGGACAACAGCAATTCCACCTGGAACAACGGCGAAGCCAATCCCTATGCGCTGATGCATTACACCAACCAGCGCCGCAACAATAACCAGCGCGTTTTCGGTGATATATACCTGGTAGTGGAGCCCATAAAAGGGCTTCGTTACAGATCCGCGCTTGGCCTCAACTACACCGCTTACGAAGGAAGATCATACAGTCCGATCTATAAACTTTCAGTTTACAACTTCAATGATTTTACCCGCGCCGCACAAAACATGAGCCGCGGAAGAACCCTGCAATTCGATAACCAGCTCAACTATTCCAGGAATATCAAAGGCGGACATTTTGTGGAAGCGATGGTGGGCACTTCTGCCATCAAAACACAGAATGCCGGCATGTACGGTCAGAACCGCGACCTGATCCTGGCTGATCTCCGGTATGCCTGGCTCACCAATGCCACCAATACCGATGGCGCCAATATCTCGCTCAATGGCGCACCCTATGAAGAAGCGCTGCTCTCTTACTATGGTAGATTGCAATACAATTTCAATGAGAAATTTCTCTTCAACGCTACCATTCGCGCTGATGCTTCTTCCAAATTTGCAGATGGACATCGATGGGGTTATTTCCCATCTTTCTCTGCAGGCTGGATCGCCAGCAATGAAAGTTTTCTGCAATCATCTTCATGGCTCAATTTCCTGAAACTCCGCGCCAGCTGGGGACAGGTAGGTAACCAGGCCGTTGATGGCAACCAGTATGTTACTCCTATCATCTTTGCCAATACCAATTATATTTTCGGAAATGTGGAAGGCATCAATACGCCCGGCGCTTACCCGGGACGGTTATCCAATCCCGCCATACACTGGGAAACCGGTGAACAGACCAATGTGGGTATCGATGCCACTGTGATGAAAAACCTCAATATCAATTTCGATTTTTACATCAAGGATACGCGCGACTGGCTCATCAGGGCTCCGGTGCTGGCCACTGCCGGCGCAGAAGCACCCGTGATCAATGGAGGTACTGTTCGCAATACCGGCGTGGAGTTGGGACTCAACTGGCGCGGCAAAGTTGGGGAACTTAGTTATACTCTCAATCTGAACGGAGCATACAACAAGAACAAGATCGGTAAGATCCCCACACAGGATGGTATCGTTCACGGCAATACCAATACGCTGTATGCAAACTCCCTTGAATTCTACCGCGCACAGGATGGCTATCCCGTAGGCGTTTTCTGGGGATTGAAAACGAATGGCATTTTCCAGTCCGAAGCAGAGCTGGCCGCACACAATAAAAACGGAACAATGATCCAGCCCAATGCACAGCCCGGCGATGTGCGTTATGTTGATATCAACAATGATGGCGTGATCAATGAGAACGACCGCAGTATGATCGGCGATCCAAACCCGGACCTCACCTATGGTTTCGGTATCACAGCGGAATACAAGGGATTCGATCTGATCATACAGGCCAATGGCGTAGCCGGCAATCAGCTGGTACAGTCATGGCGCAATCAATCGGATGCCAAAGCCAATTACTCCACTGCCATTCTTGATCGCTGGCATGGGCCCGGCTCTTCCAACAGGATACCACGCGTTACAGAAGACAACAGGAACTGGACACAGTTCTCCGATCTCTATATCCATGATGGCGATTTCCTCCGCATCAGCAACATCTCTGTCGGATACGATTTCGCCCGCATCGCTAAAAAATCCTTCCTCAGCAAACTGCGCATCTACGCAGCCGCACTCAATGCCATCACCTTTACCAAATATGAAGGCATGGACCCCGAGATCGGTTACGGAGAAGGGTTCTCTTCGGGTGTTGATCTGGGTTATTATCCCAGACCCCGGATATTGATGATCGGTGCAAACTTTAAGTTCTAAGCTCAACTGTTTCAATTATGAAAAAGATTCAACTCTATACATTGCTGTTGGTGCTGATACTTTCAGGCTGCACCAAAACATTCCTCGAAGTGGAAGATGTTACTTCCGTTACCGAGCAGAATTATTACAAGACTCCTGAAGACGCTTACAAAGCGCTGGTAGGCTGCTACGACGGCTTACAACAGGTTTGGAAAGATGGCATCGCTTTACCAGTGGCCGCAGAAGTAATGGCCGACAATACTTTCGGCGGCACCGGAAACTCAGACGGATTCGGTTACCAGATGATGGACGAATTTGATAAACTCCGCTCCCCTGCCGATCAGAATCTTTTTAATCCCAACTGGATCAATTACTATCATGCGCTCTACCGCTGCAATATGCTGCTGAGCAAAATGGATCAGATCGATTGGGCAAACTCCGAATCACTCCGGCCTGTATACGAATCCGAAGCCAGGTTCCTCCGCGCTTATCTATATTTCGATATGACTCGCCTGTGGGGCAGCGTTCCGCTCATAACGGTACCAACAAACGAAAATGTGCCGCAGGCAAGTCCTGATGATATCTACAAACAAATTGCGGAAGACCTGGAATTTGCTGCACAGAATCTTCCCGCAACCAAATACACATCACAGTCGCCTGCTACTTATGGCCGCGTTACCAAATGGGCTGCCGAAGCCCTGATCGGAAGAGTTTTCCTTTTTTACACTGGCTATTATGGTAAAACTGATCTCGCAGGAGTGGTTACCAAAGCAGAAGCCACTACCTGGCTCGTGGATGTGATCAACAACGGAGGATTTGGGCTGGTAAGCAATTTCGCTGATCTCTGGCCCGCAGCTTCCGTAACCACATATGCAGGAGAAGACAATAAAGAAACTGTCTTCGCAATCAAATACACTTTCACCAGCGATTACGATGGCAATACCGATGGCAACCACTGGCTGGTGATGTACGGCCTCCGTGATCAGTTCTCCACTCCCTACGGTAATGGCTGGGGTGGCGGCACTGTCAACCCGAAACTCTGGAATGCATACCAGGCAACTGATACAAGAAGAGAAGCCAGTATCATTTCCATCGTTGATGAAGAGATTGATTTCAAGATGAAAGGAAATCAGCGTGAGTACACAGGTTACTATGTGAAGAAATATACGCCCACTTGTGATGAGGATGGTAACAGCATCGCCGTGAACAAAGGTGGCGCCAATTTCATGGTGGGTCAGTTCCAGGATTATGTGAGCATCCGTTATGCAGATGTATTGCTGATGGCTGCCGAGCTTGGAGCTGCCAGTGCACAGGATTATTTCGATGATGTTAGAAGAAGGGCTTTTAAGAATGCATTCAGTTCCATTCCTGCCAGCCTGGAAAATATCCAGAAAGAAAGAAGACTGGAATTCGCACTCGAAGGCCATCGTTTCTATGATCTGCTCCGGCAGGGCGTTGCCACCGCTGCCAATACCATCGCGGAAGTATCAACCGTGCAGAATGGCGGCGTCAGCACTACCAAAACAATTACTGCTGCAAAGATCAATGAAACGAAAGGACTGGTGCAGATCCCTTACACACAGATCACACTGAGCAATGGTGTGCTGAAACAAAACAATGGATGGTAAGCATTCTGTTCACTTCAATCTTAAACTGAGTTGTATGAAACGAAATATTATTTTTATCTGGACCATGCTGGCGGGATTGCTCCTGGTGAATGCATGTAAGAAACCAGATCACTCACTGGGCGATCCGCTCGCTACTGATCTGATAAAATTCGATATAGTACAGGACTTCAATAAAGATCCCGGTGGTAATACCGTTTATCTCATCAATCAAACGCCCGGCACTGTACCCATGTGGGATTATGGCACCGGTAAATCCATCCGTCAGATCGATACTGTCCGCTTCGCATTCAAAGGCGATTACGTGATCAGGTTCTCCGCAGCCACCGGTGGTGGCATCGTTGAAAAACCTTCAGTGACCATCAAGGTAACGCAGGACAACCTGAACTACGTGAACGATCCGCTCTGGATACTTTTGGCAGGCGGGCCAGGCAATGAAAAAACATGGGTGCTGGATGCGAATGCCAATGGCGATAAGAAAAAATATACAAGCCCGATCTATTTCGCGGGCATGGACAATGCTTACGGCACAAAAAGTGATGATGGCCAAACTGTATTCTGGGGCAAGGTCTGCACCAAACCCGATGGTCCCAATTGCTGGACCTATGACCCTAATTACACCAGCGATACCTGGGCAGCAG
This portion of the Pseudobacter ginsenosidimutans genome encodes:
- a CDS encoding SusC/RagA family TonB-linked outer membrane protein — protein: MKKSDKLLRASSAWMLLVFLLTSIALQAQTSRIQGRVLSKTNSTPLEGVTVNVKGTNTTTLTDADGRFTVDARSGDLLAISFVGHRPVEVKITEAASYEVLLEENISQLDDIVVIGYGTQKKKLVTGANLQVKGTDIQKQNTTNALQALQGQAPGVQITSTSGQPGAGMNVIIRGKGTIGNFGPLYVVDGVNTGDISYLNPADIESIDVLKDAASAAIYGSQGANGVILITTKSGRNSPRPAVTYDGFFGIQNPERKAKLLNAKEYATIMNEAAVNSGKQPYFTQEQISNLPVNTNWMDEMFVKDAATQNHVVGVTGGNNASVYSMSIGYTAQEGMVGGKSLSNYERYSLRLNSEHSLYQKIIRIGQHLTFNYEKSIGIGVGNIYNNTLRNAFGVSPFVPMYDSVGKFWDNSNSTWNNGEANPYALMHYTNQRRNNNQRVFGDIYLVVEPIKGLRYRSALGLNYTAYEGRSYSPIYKLSVYNFNDFTRAAQNMSRGRTLQFDNQLNYSRNIKGGHFVEAMVGTSAIKTQNAGMYGQNRDLILADLRYAWLTNATNTDGANISLNGAPYEEALLSYYGRLQYNFNEKFLFNATIRADASSKFADGHRWGYFPSFSAGWIASNESFLQSSSWLNFLKLRASWGQVGNQAVDGNQYVTPIIFANTNYIFGNVEGINTPGAYPGRLSNPAIHWETGEQTNVGIDATVMKNLNINFDFYIKDTRDWLIRAPVLATAGAEAPVINGGTVRNTGVELGLNWRGKVGELSYTLNLNGAYNKNKIGKIPTQDGIVHGNTNTLYANSLEFYRAQDGYPVGVFWGLKTNGIFQSEAELAAHNKNGTMIQPNAQPGDVRYVDINNDGVINENDRSMIGDPNPDLTYGFGITAEYKGFDLIIQANGVAGNQLVQSWRNQSDAKANYSTAILDRWHGPGSSNRIPRVTEDNRNWTQFSDLYIHDGDFLRISNISVGYDFARIAKKSFLSKLRIYAAALNAITFTKYEGMDPEIGYGEGFSSGVDLGYYPRPRILMIGANFKF
- a CDS encoding RagB/SusD family nutrient uptake outer membrane protein, coding for MKKIQLYTLLLVLILSGCTKTFLEVEDVTSVTEQNYYKTPEDAYKALVGCYDGLQQVWKDGIALPVAAEVMADNTFGGTGNSDGFGYQMMDEFDKLRSPADQNLFNPNWINYYHALYRCNMLLSKMDQIDWANSESLRPVYESEARFLRAYLYFDMTRLWGSVPLITVPTNENVPQASPDDIYKQIAEDLEFAAQNLPATKYTSQSPATYGRVTKWAAEALIGRVFLFYTGYYGKTDLAGVVTKAEATTWLVDVINNGGFGLVSNFADLWPAASVTTYAGEDNKETVFAIKYTFTSDYDGNTDGNHWLVMYGLRDQFSTPYGNGWGGGTVNPKLWNAYQATDTRREASIISIVDEEIDFKMKGNQREYTGYYVKKYTPTCDEDGNSIAVNKGGANFMVGQFQDYVSIRYADVLLMAAELGAASAQDYFDDVRRRAFKNAFSSIPASLENIQKERRLEFALEGHRFYDLLRQGVATAANTIAEVSTVQNGGVSTTKTITAAKINETKGLVQIPYTQITLSNGVLKQNNGW